Within the Enterococcus hirae ATCC 9790 genome, the region AAGTGCTTTGTCTATCGTAAACTATTTTTTGTATAAATAACTGAATACGAGATACCTCAATCAATGAGGTAGAGGTCGCGAGAATCATTAACCCTGTGGAGTGAAGCAAACACCGTGAAGCAGGACTAGGGAAGATCGCCGAAATGTACTCTTCTTTGCTTGAAGTTTACGTTGGGACACAAGTTAAGAGCTTGTGGACTGTCTTAGCAGTGATGCTAAGTTGCGCTATGTTTTGTGAGAGGTTTATCACTTTTGTGAAATGTTAGCGACCCTTTTATATTCTTGAAGCGGTCGTTTTTTATTTCTCCTGATAAGCTACTGCAACGCATTTGTTTAACCGCTCGTAAAAAAATTATGCGTAAACAGTTAATTTGATAAGTACGTCTATCTGACAGTAAAATTAAGTTAGCTGAAGCGGAACTTCGCCCGTTTCATTCCTGATGAAATCGTCGAGCCGTATGTGTAAAAAGAAAAGGAGAAAGATTATGAAAAAAAGTTCAGTTACACTTACCCTATTGATGGCATTTATTTTTTCATTCTTCACTGTAGGAAGTTTCGTGAATGCCGATGAGAAAACACCAACAGATGAGTTCCGTGTAGGTATGGAAGCGGGGTATGCCCCTTTCAACTGGTCACAGCAAACAGATGCCAACAACGCTGTACCGATCCAAGGTCAAAAAAGCTATGCTGGTGGTTATGACGTCCAAATTGCCAAAAAAGTTGCGGATGGATTAGGGAAAAAATTAGTCATCATGCAAACCAAATGGGATGGATTAGCCCCTGCGTTACAATCTGGCAAAATCGATGCGATCATTGCTGGGATGAGCCCCACAGCAGAACGTAAAAAAGAAATTGATTTTACCGATCCTTATTATGAATCACAACTTGTTGTAGTCGTCAAAAAAGATAGTAAATATGCCAATGCAAAAAGTTTGGCGGATCTATCAAATGCTAAGATTACTGCTCAATTGAATACTTTCCATTATAATGTCATCGATCAAATTCCTGATGTGCAAAAGCAACAAGCAATGGATAACTTCTCTGCGATGCGTACCGCTCTTGCTTCAGGTATGATTGATGGTTATGTCAGCGAACGACCTGAAGGGGTAACAGCAACTAGCGTCAATAAAGATTTAAAAATGTTAGAATTTACTGGTCAGAATGGTTTTCAAACAAATCCTGAAGATGTCCAAATCGCTATTGGAATGCGTAAAGGTGACCCAGATATCCAAAAAGTTAACCAAATTCTTAGCGGTATCTCTCAAAAAGAACGTACAGAAATTATGGATCAAGCAATCAAAGATCAACCCGCTTCAACAAATACAGAGGGAGAAAAAGCTGGTTTGTTCACTGATTTCAAAACGATTTGGGATCAATATGGGAATATGTTCCTTCGTGGTGCAGGACTTACGTTATTTATTGCATTGATTGGGACAGTTATTGGAACTACCTTAGGCTTGTTGATCGGTGTTTTCCGTTCTATTCCTGAGTCTGACAATGCCGTGACACGTTTCTTCCAAAAGTTAGCAAATTTACTACTATCGATTTATATTGAAATATTCCGTGGAACACCAATGATGGTTCAAGCTATGGTCGTCTTTTACGGATTAGCATTAGCCTTTGGAATCTCCCTTGATCGTACAATTGCTGCCTTATTCATTGTATCGATCAATACTGGGGCTTATATGACTGAAATCGTCCGTGGTGGTATTTTCGCTGTCGATGAAGGACAATTTGAAGCAGCGCAAGCAATTGGTATGACACATGGACAAACAATGCGAAAAGTAGTTGTTCCTCAGGTCTTACGTAACATCTTACCTGCGACCGGGAATGAATTTGTTATCAATATCAAAGATACAGCAGTCTTAAGTGTTATTGGTGTAGCTGATCTATTCTTCCAAGGGAACTCTGCTGCAGGAGCAAACTTCCAATTCTTCCAAACATTTACAATCGTAGGTATCATTTACTTGGTTATGACCTTTACGATTACCAGAATCTTGCGTGTAGTGGAGAAAAAAATCGATGGTCCTTCAGCCTATACAAAAATTGAAGAAGTTGACAACGCCAACTTGCAGGAATAAGGAGGAAGAATCATGAGTGAAGAAATCATTAAAATCAATCATTTAAGAAAAAGCTTCGGTGAAAATGAAGTATTAAAAGA harbors:
- a CDS encoding ABC transporter permease subunit (The N-terminal region of this protein, as described by TIGR01726, is a three transmembrane segment that identifies a subfamily of ABC transporter permease subunits, which specificities that include histidine, arginine, glutamine, glutamate, L-cystine (sic), the opines (in Agrobacterium) octopine and nopaline, etc.); the protein is MKKSSVTLTLLMAFIFSFFTVGSFVNADEKTPTDEFRVGMEAGYAPFNWSQQTDANNAVPIQGQKSYAGGYDVQIAKKVADGLGKKLVIMQTKWDGLAPALQSGKIDAIIAGMSPTAERKKEIDFTDPYYESQLVVVVKKDSKYANAKSLADLSNAKITAQLNTFHYNVIDQIPDVQKQQAMDNFSAMRTALASGMIDGYVSERPEGVTATSVNKDLKMLEFTGQNGFQTNPEDVQIAIGMRKGDPDIQKVNQILSGISQKERTEIMDQAIKDQPASTNTEGEKAGLFTDFKTIWDQYGNMFLRGAGLTLFIALIGTVIGTTLGLLIGVFRSIPESDNAVTRFFQKLANLLLSIYIEIFRGTPMMVQAMVVFYGLALAFGISLDRTIAALFIVSINTGAYMTEIVRGGIFAVDEGQFEAAQAIGMTHGQTMRKVVVPQVLRNILPATGNEFVINIKDTAVLSVIGVADLFFQGNSAAGANFQFFQTFTIVGIIYLVMTFTITRILRVVEKKIDGPSAYTKIEEVDNANLQE